One window of the Rhodohalobacter sp. SW132 genome contains the following:
- the gatB gene encoding Asp-tRNA(Asn)/Glu-tRNA(Gln) amidotransferase subunit GatB — protein sequence MSTIANSKYEAVIGLEVHAQLLTESKAFAPVSTQYGGAPNSQVTPLCLGHPGTLPVLNENLVRYIIRMGLATDCKIAEKSIFARKNYFYPDLPKGYQISQFETPICYDGEIHIELEEYDKIIGLTRIHMEEDAGKSIHDQDPYHTLVDLNRAGTPLIEIVSEPDLRTPQEAYAYLTKIKQIVQYLEICDGNMEEGSLRCDANVSIRPRGQEELGTRTELKNMNSFRNVERAIAFEIQRQIDLVEAGGEVVQKTLLWDSNKNETRQMRTKEEAHDYRYFPEPDIPPVVVTDEMLSEIKAELPELPDVRLQRFMEELELSEEDAIVLTENRYLADYYENTLEKLDEPKAVANIILSEVLRVLNDRSISIREFTISVERLAELVSLKLEDKVNSSAMQEIFNEMLSDERPPEELAEEMNLIQVSDSGFVEPIIADVIENNPDEVEKYRGGKKALIGFFIGQVMKQSKGKANPKQVRELVTKKLEA from the coding sequence ATGTCGACGATTGCAAATTCTAAGTACGAGGCTGTTATCGGCCTTGAAGTTCACGCGCAGTTATTAACTGAAAGTAAGGCGTTTGCCCCCGTATCCACACAATATGGCGGAGCGCCCAACTCACAGGTCACACCGCTCTGTCTTGGTCACCCGGGCACATTGCCGGTATTGAATGAAAACCTAGTGCGGTACATTATCCGGATGGGGCTTGCAACCGATTGCAAAATTGCTGAAAAATCCATTTTTGCACGAAAAAATTATTTTTATCCGGATCTCCCGAAAGGGTACCAGATCTCCCAGTTCGAAACACCCATCTGCTACGATGGCGAGATCCACATTGAACTTGAAGAGTATGATAAAATAATCGGGCTGACTCGAATCCACATGGAGGAGGATGCCGGTAAATCAATTCACGACCAGGATCCCTATCATACACTGGTTGACCTGAACAGAGCCGGAACTCCGCTGATTGAAATTGTATCTGAACCGGATTTGCGAACACCTCAGGAAGCGTATGCTTACCTGACCAAAATCAAGCAGATTGTTCAATATCTTGAAATTTGTGACGGAAATATGGAGGAGGGTAGTCTCCGGTGCGATGCAAACGTTTCGATTCGTCCCCGCGGCCAGGAAGAGCTCGGCACCCGTACCGAGCTGAAAAACATGAACTCATTCCGAAACGTGGAACGTGCAATCGCATTTGAAATTCAGCGTCAGATTGACCTCGTGGAAGCGGGCGGAGAAGTTGTACAGAAAACATTGCTTTGGGACTCCAACAAAAATGAAACTCGGCAGATGCGTACCAAAGAGGAGGCGCACGATTACCGATATTTCCCAGAGCCCGATATTCCCCCGGTTGTGGTCACGGATGAGATGCTTTCCGAAATTAAAGCTGAACTGCCGGAGTTGCCTGACGTACGCCTGCAACGGTTTATGGAAGAGCTGGAATTATCCGAAGAAGACGCTATTGTACTGACCGAAAATCGTTACCTGGCAGATTATTACGAAAATACCCTCGAAAAATTAGATGAGCCGAAAGCGGTGGCAAACATCATTTTATCAGAAGTGCTCCGGGTACTGAACGACCGCAGCATTTCGATCCGGGAATTCACGATTTCTGTTGAACGGCTTGCAGAACTCGTGTCGCTAAAGCTGGAAGACAAAGTGAATTCATCGGCCATGCAGGAGATTTTTAATGAAATGCTCTCGGATGAACGCCCGCCGGAAGAACTTGCTGAAGAGATGAACCTTATACAGGTTTCCGATTCCGGTTTTGTGGAACCGATTATAGCGGATGTCATCGAAAATAACCCTGATGAAGTAGAAAAATACAGAGGCGGAAAAAAGGCCCTGATTGGATTTTTCATCGGTCAGGTTATGAAACAATCGAAAGGAAAAGCGAATCCGAAACAGGTTCGCGAACTCGTCACAAAAAAACTTGAAGCCTGA
- a CDS encoding DUF5689 domain-containing protein, producing the protein MIKRLLLLTIFSFTLTALAFGQLFEDFEDGTKNSYAAGTTDFASGTWYLDDALIGTDERDRKNGNQSVRIRGYIQMNFDFPDGASGFQFLASNSGFSNDVGGVLQVYYSTDSGGNWSAIGDEFTLSDTLEEYNVLVEETGDIRFRIEKKEGNRVNVDDILIEPFIELSDDPTISVRRGNDTVSDNEEIQFSSTAIGSSRSVELQITNNGVPDLEIEEVTLSDGQAFSVSSLEGSIASRETETFTIAFEPQSVGDFVDALTISTNDPSTPEFTIHVSGTSVSEDDISTIASARELDFGTRVTVSGRVTVADEFSGPVFIQDQTAGIAVYYVPMHSAVQRGDSVVVTGPVTEFNPTGSNQGTFLMQIAAHDGDSDISFDIIDTDPVEIEPQVITLADMNAGGYESQLVTVNAVSFTDDGVFQGGQNYEITDPTDNGQLRIDQNATDLVNASIPTEVIEITGVIDRFSGTYQLKPRDSEDIAIEVYEPVGDDISKDQTFDVVTWNIEWFGNSGNGPDDLDLQMNNVIEVIRTIDADLYALQEIADEQRFFALVDSLEGYDGFWADYITQTQKMAYIYRTDVIQKVDSGEHVTNQDAYDWAFRLPLWFEFDATVNDVTRRIRAYNTHAKAISDQESYDRRVMASTRMKEYLDDFRTEDNVIFIGDYNDGLVTATFENRESPYQNFVDDENYYTITYDLEARGFASYIAGTFRSMLDHITVTNDLIDDHIDGAQRVENPNYIGSFISTTSDHAPVWTRFDFSRSLVSVEDEILAENPTQVTLDQNYPNPFNPTTNISFTLPERSDVTLKVYDVMGREVATLANRQSFTGGNHAVTFDASSLSSGMYIYRLSLDNGMNLTRRMMLVK; encoded by the coding sequence ATGATAAAAAGGTTACTACTACTCACGATATTTAGTTTTACGCTTACAGCTCTAGCCTTTGGACAGCTGTTTGAGGATTTTGAAGATGGGACTAAGAACAGTTATGCTGCTGGCACTACAGATTTTGCTTCAGGTACCTGGTATTTAGATGATGCTCTGATTGGAACCGATGAAAGAGATCGAAAAAATGGAAATCAGTCTGTCCGTATTCGAGGGTATATTCAAATGAATTTTGATTTCCCGGATGGAGCTTCAGGTTTCCAGTTTTTAGCTTCTAATTCCGGTTTTTCTAATGATGTTGGTGGTGTATTACAAGTTTACTATTCAACTGATTCAGGCGGGAACTGGTCTGCAATTGGTGATGAGTTTACCCTTTCTGATACGCTTGAGGAGTACAATGTTCTGGTTGAGGAGACAGGAGATATTCGATTTAGAATTGAAAAAAAAGAGGGCAACCGGGTCAATGTCGATGATATATTGATCGAGCCATTTATTGAGTTATCTGACGACCCAACCATTTCTGTGCGCAGAGGAAATGATACCGTATCGGATAACGAAGAGATTCAGTTTTCATCTACCGCGATCGGATCTTCCCGCTCCGTTGAACTGCAAATTACCAATAACGGAGTTCCTGACCTTGAAATTGAAGAGGTTACGTTATCTGACGGGCAGGCATTTTCCGTTTCAAGCCTTGAAGGATCAATCGCATCACGCGAAACTGAAACCTTTACCATTGCTTTTGAACCACAATCTGTTGGTGATTTCGTGGATGCGTTAACGATCTCTACGAATGATCCCAGCACACCTGAATTTACAATTCATGTAAGCGGTACATCGGTTTCAGAAGATGATATCTCCACAATTGCTTCTGCGCGTGAACTTGATTTTGGAACCCGTGTTACGGTTTCAGGACGTGTTACGGTTGCTGATGAGTTTTCAGGCCCCGTGTTTATCCAGGATCAAACTGCAGGAATTGCTGTTTATTATGTACCGATGCACTCTGCTGTCCAAAGAGGAGACTCTGTAGTCGTAACAGGTCCTGTTACGGAATTTAATCCTACCGGTTCAAATCAAGGCACTTTTTTAATGCAAATTGCTGCCCATGATGGGGACTCTGATATCTCGTTTGATATTATTGACACAGATCCCGTTGAAATAGAACCACAAGTGATCACCCTTGCAGATATGAATGCCGGAGGGTACGAATCTCAGCTTGTTACTGTTAATGCCGTGAGTTTTACTGACGATGGAGTATTCCAGGGTGGTCAGAATTATGAAATTACCGACCCAACCGATAACGGACAACTGCGAATTGACCAAAATGCAACTGATCTTGTAAATGCTTCAATTCCAACGGAAGTCATTGAAATTACCGGTGTGATTGATCGCTTTTCAGGCACATATCAGCTGAAACCCCGCGATAGTGAAGATATTGCCATTGAAGTGTATGAACCTGTTGGAGATGATATTTCTAAAGATCAGACCTTTGATGTTGTTACCTGGAATATTGAGTGGTTTGGTAACTCCGGAAACGGACCGGATGACCTGGATCTGCAGATGAATAATGTGATTGAAGTGATTCGTACGATCGATGCGGACCTGTATGCGCTTCAGGAAATTGCCGATGAACAGCGGTTTTTTGCACTGGTGGACAGCCTCGAAGGATACGATGGATTTTGGGCGGATTATATCACTCAAACTCAAAAAATGGCCTATATCTACAGAACAGACGTGATTCAGAAGGTTGATAGCGGAGAGCACGTAACAAATCAAGATGCGTACGATTGGGCATTCAGGCTGCCGTTATGGTTTGAATTTGATGCAACCGTGAACGACGTTACCCGTCGAATTCGGGCTTATAATACACATGCCAAGGCGATATCAGATCAAGAGTCATATGACCGGCGAGTGATGGCATCCACCCGCATGAAAGAGTATCTCGATGATTTCAGAACAGAGGATAATGTGATCTTTATTGGAGATTACAATGATGGCCTGGTCACTGCCACGTTTGAGAACCGGGAGTCACCTTATCAAAATTTTGTAGATGATGAGAATTACTACACGATTACGTACGATCTGGAAGCTCGCGGGTTTGCATCCTACATTGCCGGTACATTCAGGAGTATGCTTGACCACATCACCGTTACAAATGATCTCATTGATGATCATATTGATGGCGCTCAGCGGGTGGAAAATCCGAACTATATCGGAAGTTTCATCTCAACCACATCCGATCACGCCCCCGTTTGGACCCGGTTTGATTTCAGCCGCAGTCTTGTGAGTGTGGAAGATGAAATTCTCGCGGAGAACCCGACCCAGGTGACACTGGATCAAAACTACCCAAACCCGTTTAACCCAACGACCAATATCTCATTTACGCTGCCGGAGCGATCTGACGTAACTCTGAAGGTGTACGATGTGATGGGACGTGAAGTGGCAACTCTCGCCAACCGTCAGTCGTTTACGGGCGGAAATCATGCAGTGACATTCGATGCATCGAGCCTCTCCAGCGGAATGTATATCTACAGGCTGTCACTGGACAACGGGATGAACCTGACACGTCGAATGATGTTGGTGAAATAG
- a CDS encoding peptidylprolyl isomerase, producing the protein MNRIHLFALLLAAAFLSSACSSTSNTSSSQQPDPEDIVATIGNQPVLIDDLISYYERNNMETDYTVKDLREFLPYYVEYKLKLAYGEKNGMLEDPEILSEYETYSRQAALSYWLENEIRQSMVDQFIERSRYELKSSHVLIQLNENSRPHEVEEALVNITEARDKFLNGEATMEELDADYSSRVQGRSVGGDLPWFSAGVTVKPFEDVLFSLEPGELSEPVRTQFGYHIIYLEEKRERTPDRMTSHIFFRSNRDNLSAEELSNQAYEALQADESWNDVVTEYSQDGASANRGGEIGWVGYGSQFAQDFVETVIAINPDLPFSEPIQTDYGYHIFKIDSVRTFDSEEQLRDEFTERFRDLPRASASREQVFEHLADIGQFTLNDDTSDQLRSSFSAADTTSLTQMNLSGDLRQAPLVSFEGQTYTTGDFLNWLIETDSNRRANNFSAIWFDLYENHIIEEHLVKMTREHFEDFDDEIAGFLNGLVVFQISDDNIWNAQTADTTALQAYFEENRENYQFGERYDYTMVSSTSDSTLQVAMDRIRSGENPLDLTEEFERLFVARDSVASPAEEIIEQIDQLSPGEISEAFRYRNRNSHLIFNQMLEPRQMAFDEAFYRVSSDYQPVREEQFLAKLRDEFPVETFPQRIRLSHTQ; encoded by the coding sequence ATGAATCGAATCCATTTATTCGCACTTCTTCTGGCGGCTGCATTCTTGAGTTCAGCCTGTTCTTCTACATCAAACACTTCCTCCTCCCAGCAACCTGACCCTGAGGATATCGTAGCTACGATCGGGAATCAGCCGGTTTTAATTGATGATCTCATCAGTTACTACGAACGGAACAACATGGAAACTGACTATACGGTGAAAGACCTCCGGGAATTCTTACCCTATTATGTAGAATATAAACTGAAACTGGCATACGGTGAAAAAAACGGAATGCTGGAGGATCCTGAAATACTGAGCGAATATGAGACCTATTCACGGCAGGCAGCACTATCCTACTGGCTCGAAAATGAAATCCGTCAATCGATGGTCGATCAGTTTATTGAGCGAAGCCGGTATGAATTAAAATCCAGCCACGTGCTGATTCAGCTCAATGAAAACAGCAGGCCGCACGAGGTTGAAGAAGCGCTGGTGAATATTACAGAAGCCCGTGACAAATTTTTGAATGGAGAAGCCACAATGGAGGAGCTGGATGCCGATTACTCCAGCCGTGTACAAGGCCGTTCTGTTGGGGGTGATCTGCCGTGGTTTTCTGCCGGAGTGACCGTAAAACCCTTTGAAGACGTTCTTTTTTCACTGGAACCCGGAGAACTCTCAGAACCGGTACGAACACAATTTGGCTACCACATTATCTACCTGGAAGAGAAACGGGAACGAACTCCCGACCGAATGACGAGCCACATCTTCTTCCGCAGCAATCGTGATAATCTATCTGCAGAGGAACTCTCAAACCAGGCGTATGAAGCACTTCAGGCAGATGAGTCGTGGAATGATGTTGTCACGGAATACAGTCAGGACGGAGCCTCCGCGAACCGGGGCGGTGAGATCGGATGGGTCGGTTACGGGAGCCAGTTTGCACAAGATTTTGTTGAAACGGTAATTGCCATTAATCCGGATCTGCCTTTTTCCGAACCGATTCAGACCGATTACGGCTACCATATTTTTAAAATAGATTCGGTTCGCACATTTGATAGTGAAGAGCAGCTGCGGGATGAGTTTACAGAGCGATTCCGTGACCTGCCGCGTGCTTCAGCCAGCCGTGAACAGGTATTTGAACACCTTGCAGACATTGGTCAGTTTACCCTGAACGATGATACATCCGATCAGCTGCGCAGCTCATTTTCTGCAGCGGATACCACCTCGCTTACTCAAATGAATCTGTCCGGCGACCTCCGGCAGGCACCCCTCGTATCTTTTGAAGGTCAAACCTACACTACCGGAGATTTTCTGAACTGGCTGATCGAAACGGATTCAAACCGACGGGCAAACAATTTTTCAGCAATCTGGTTTGATCTCTATGAAAACCACATCATTGAGGAGCACCTGGTGAAGATGACCCGTGAACATTTTGAGGATTTTGATGATGAAATTGCCGGTTTCCTGAACGGGCTTGTTGTTTTCCAAATCAGTGACGATAACATATGGAACGCACAAACTGCAGATACGACTGCACTCCAGGCGTATTTTGAAGAAAACCGTGAAAATTATCAATTTGGCGAGCGTTACGATTATACCATGGTGTCATCAACATCAGACAGTACACTGCAGGTTGCAATGGACCGGATCCGTTCGGGAGAAAACCCTCTCGACCTTACCGAAGAGTTCGAAAGACTTTTTGTTGCTCGTGATTCCGTTGCCTCGCCTGCAGAAGAAATTATTGAGCAGATTGATCAGCTCAGTCCGGGTGAAATCTCCGAAGCATTTCGATACAGAAACCGGAATTCTCACCTTATCTTTAACCAGATGCTGGAACCGCGTCAAATGGCGTTTGATGAAGCATTCTATCGTGTAAGCAGCGATTATCAGCCGGTACGCGAGGAGCAGTTCCTGGCAAAGCTCCGGGATGAATTTCCAGTTGAAACGTTCCCGCAACGAATCCGTTTATCTCATACGCAATGA
- a CDS encoding NupC/NupG family nucleoside CNT transporter codes for MNIIHGIFGMIGLIGIAWLFSNNKRNVNWNLVARGMALQIGLGIFIIKGSDMGEFFAPLGWPQWVFSQISSFFVLLLGYTTEGARFIFGDLALSPGMEGSMGSFFAFQVLPTIVFFASITTILYHYGILQKIVALMAKGMRKLMGVSGAESLSVTGNIFVGQTESPLLIKPFIEGMTRSELLAVMTGGMATIAGGIMAVYIQMLGDTYAMVNEVSIEYARQMFAEQLLGASIMAAPGALVIAKIFYPEDKTPETMGDIEADVERPDENGIEAAASGATEGLKLALNVGAMLLAFIAIIAMINSFLSWFGDATTLSSIIPADDFTLDTILGWLFAPVALLIGIPLEDVLATGGLMGIKIVSTEFIAYLGLLELIEQQAIEPKTIAMATFALCGFANFASIAIQIGGIGGLAPGRKAELAEFGIKAVIAGSIVNLMNAAIAGILF; via the coding sequence ATGAATATTATTCACGGCATTTTTGGGATGATCGGTCTGATCGGTATAGCCTGGCTGTTCAGCAACAATAAAAGAAATGTAAACTGGAACCTGGTGGCCCGGGGGATGGCACTGCAGATTGGGCTCGGTATTTTTATCATTAAGGGATCTGACATGGGAGAGTTTTTTGCCCCGCTCGGATGGCCTCAATGGGTTTTCAGCCAGATCAGTTCATTTTTTGTGCTGCTGCTGGGGTACACAACCGAGGGAGCTCGCTTTATTTTTGGTGATCTCGCTCTGAGTCCCGGCATGGAAGGCAGCATGGGTTCATTTTTTGCGTTCCAGGTTCTGCCGACAATCGTATTTTTTGCTTCCATCACCACCATATTATATCACTACGGCATCCTGCAGAAAATTGTGGCCCTCATGGCCAAAGGGATGCGAAAACTGATGGGCGTTTCCGGTGCGGAATCTCTGTCGGTAACGGGTAACATTTTTGTGGGACAAACGGAATCGCCCCTGCTGATTAAACCATTTATCGAAGGGATGACCCGCTCGGAGCTTCTGGCGGTGATGACCGGCGGAATGGCTACCATTGCGGGTGGTATCATGGCCGTATACATTCAGATGCTCGGCGATACCTACGCTATGGTAAATGAAGTAAGTATTGAATACGCCCGGCAGATGTTTGCTGAACAGCTTTTGGGCGCAAGTATTATGGCAGCCCCGGGAGCCCTCGTTATCGCTAAAATATTCTATCCGGAAGATAAAACTCCCGAAACGATGGGAGATATTGAGGCGGACGTCGAACGCCCGGATGAAAATGGAATCGAGGCGGCCGCTTCGGGTGCTACCGAAGGTTTGAAACTGGCCCTGAATGTTGGTGCTATGCTGCTCGCTTTTATAGCCATCATTGCGATGATCAACTCCTTTTTGAGCTGGTTTGGTGATGCAACCACACTGAGTTCCATCATTCCAGCTGATGACTTTACGCTGGATACCATCCTGGGGTGGCTTTTTGCCCCGGTTGCACTGCTGATTGGAATTCCGCTGGAGGATGTTTTAGCGACTGGCGGTTTGATGGGAATCAAAATCGTATCCACTGAATTTATCGCCTACCTGGGTCTGCTCGAACTGATTGAACAGCAGGCGATCGAACCAAAAACCATTGCGATGGCCACTTTTGCCCTGTGCGGATTTGCCAACTTCGCATCTATTGCCATTCAGATTGGCGGTATTGGCGGACTGGCTCCCGGAAGAAAAGCCGAACTGGCGGAATTTGGTATTAAAGCAGTTATCGCCGGTTCCATCGTGAACCTGATGAATGCAGCGATAGCGGGAATTTTATTCTGA
- a CDS encoding MoxR family ATPase — MSSNVPQDPKAAAEFFETSFNRIKTEIAKTVVGQHDVVEQLLIALFSRGHCVLVGVPGLAKTLLIQTVAQTMNLSFNRVQFTPDLMPGDITGTEVIEDNKNTGQKSFRFIKGPIFANIVLADEINRTPPKTQAALLEGMQEATITASGNRYDLDLPFFVLATQNPIEQEGTYPLPEAQLDRFMFNIWLDYPSFDEEIQIVSQTTAPRKSEILSILDKTQILELQDLVRQVPVPDHVLKQAVKLVTMTRPGRDESSDFVNQYLGWGAGPRASQYIILGAKTRALSRGRYNVEMEDLKALAVPVLRHRIVTNYAAEAEGISTVDVIHKLLESL; from the coding sequence ATGAGCAGTAACGTTCCCCAGGATCCAAAAGCAGCAGCAGAATTTTTCGAGACATCATTTAACCGGATAAAAACAGAGATCGCTAAAACCGTTGTCGGGCAGCATGACGTCGTTGAACAACTGCTCATAGCGCTCTTTTCACGGGGTCACTGTGTTCTCGTTGGTGTGCCGGGGCTGGCTAAAACGCTGCTTATTCAGACCGTAGCCCAAACGATGAACCTCTCCTTCAACCGCGTGCAGTTTACTCCCGATCTGATGCCGGGCGATATCACCGGTACGGAAGTGATTGAGGATAACAAGAATACCGGCCAGAAATCATTTCGTTTTATCAAAGGACCGATTTTTGCGAACATTGTGCTGGCGGATGAGATTAACCGAACCCCTCCTAAAACGCAGGCTGCTCTACTTGAAGGGATGCAGGAAGCGACGATAACTGCATCAGGCAACCGGTACGATCTGGATCTCCCCTTTTTCGTACTGGCCACACAAAACCCGATTGAACAGGAAGGAACCTATCCCCTGCCGGAAGCACAGCTTGATCGCTTCATGTTTAATATCTGGCTCGATTATCCCTCTTTTGATGAGGAGATCCAGATCGTATCGCAAACCACAGCACCGCGTAAATCGGAGATTCTGTCGATTCTGGATAAAACACAGATCCTTGAACTGCAGGACCTGGTTCGCCAGGTTCCGGTACCAGATCATGTTCTCAAACAGGCCGTAAAGCTGGTCACGATGACCCGGCCGGGACGTGATGAGTCTTCCGATTTTGTAAACCAGTATCTCGGCTGGGGAGCCGGGCCGAGGGCTTCGCAATACATCATCCTCGGTGCAAAAACCCGCGCACTTTCCCGCGGCCGGTACAATGTTGAAATGGAAGATCTTAAAGCGCTGGCCGTTCCCGTGCTGCGTCACCGTATCGTAACCAACTACGCCGCAGAAGCAGAGGGAATTTCTACCGTTGATGTGATACATAAACTACTCGAATCTTTGTAA
- a CDS encoding peptidylprolyl isomerase produces MKLLKSSLLLIIVSAITAGSALSQQQVADKIVAIVNDRIILKSDVDNEIRQYMQQAQLDDQEVNFSEELWYSALESMVDNYVMLEKAELDSVVVSDDMVNRAMDDRIQQMVRQAGSEEALERALGNSIIQIREEYREMFREQMVTQELQRQKMAGVEITRPEVREFFEAIPEDQLPTIPEQVELSQIVVVPPELDDARNVALQKAEALRDSVVNHGRDFEEMARLYSDGPSAPRGGLLPMMPLGDLVSNYSAAAAALDPGEISEVVRTEFGYHVIRLNQRQGDRIETNHILIEIDDSSVDEEFAINKLETLRDSVINHGKRFRDLARVHSDDDATGSMGGRIINQQTGERRMAISQLEPSLYRIVLLLDEEGQISEPRPFTMPRNNQRAYRIVRLDRHIPEHIANLDDDYEQIRNIALQQKQMRELSKWLEEMREEVYVEYKIEMPDDIEPERDMMLPDEAPVGAE; encoded by the coding sequence ATGAAATTACTCAAATCTTCACTCCTGCTTATCATTGTTTCAGCAATAACCGCAGGCAGTGCCCTTTCGCAGCAACAGGTGGCAGACAAAATCGTAGCGATCGTCAACGACCGGATCATTCTGAAATCTGATGTTGACAACGAAATACGCCAGTATATGCAGCAGGCCCAGCTTGATGACCAGGAAGTTAACTTTTCTGAAGAACTCTGGTACTCCGCTCTCGAGTCGATGGTTGATAATTATGTAATGCTCGAAAAAGCTGAACTCGACTCCGTTGTAGTTTCGGATGATATGGTGAACCGGGCGATGGACGACCGCATTCAGCAAATGGTCCGCCAGGCAGGAAGTGAGGAGGCGCTCGAACGCGCTTTGGGAAACAGCATTATTCAAATCCGTGAGGAATACCGGGAGATGTTCCGGGAGCAGATGGTAACCCAGGAACTCCAGCGCCAGAAGATGGCGGGCGTTGAGATTACACGGCCGGAAGTTCGGGAATTTTTTGAAGCTATTCCGGAGGATCAGCTTCCAACCATTCCTGAACAAGTAGAGCTCTCACAAATTGTAGTCGTCCCCCCGGAGCTTGACGATGCCAGGAATGTGGCTCTGCAAAAAGCTGAAGCACTTCGCGATTCAGTTGTGAATCACGGCCGCGATTTTGAAGAGATGGCACGCCTCTACAGCGACGGACCCTCTGCCCCGCGCGGCGGTTTGCTGCCTATGATGCCGCTGGGTGACCTGGTATCCAACTACTCTGCCGCAGCTGCTGCGCTCGATCCGGGTGAGATTTCCGAAGTGGTTCGTACCGAATTCGGATATCACGTTATTCGTCTCAATCAGCGACAAGGCGACCGGATTGAAACCAACCATATTCTCATTGAAATTGATGATTCAAGTGTTGATGAAGAGTTTGCCATCAACAAACTGGAAACATTACGCGACAGTGTGATAAACCACGGAAAGAGATTCAGAGATCTCGCCCGTGTGCACTCCGATGATGACGCCACCGGCTCTATGGGCGGACGTATTATCAACCAGCAAACCGGTGAGCGGCGTATGGCCATCAGTCAGCTTGAGCCTTCACTCTATAGAATTGTTTTGTTACTGGATGAAGAGGGGCAAATTTCAGAACCCCGCCCGTTCACGATGCCGAGAAACAATCAGCGGGCGTATCGTATTGTGCGTCTCGACCGGCATATCCCAGAGCATATCGCAAATTTAGATGATGATTACGAGCAGATTCGTAATATCGCTCTTCAGCAAAAACAGATGCGCGAACTAAGCAAATGGCTGGAGGAGATGCGTGAAGAAGTGTATGTTGAATACAAAATTGAGATGCCCGACGATATCGAGCCGGAAAGGGATATGATGCTCCCTGATGAAGCACCAGTGGGGGCTGAATGA
- a CDS encoding agmatine/peptidylarginine deiminase, protein MAESNLNRKYRMPAEWSHHSATMLIWPHNRDTWPEKRLEAVEKIYHSIITTLLKYEPVLLFVNSEPVKQRAIKILGDLSSCKHTMRIVVTPVNDVWARDSGPIFVKDLNDDSFLITDWEFNSWGGKYAPWSDDNKIPAKITGMFSLSKLTPGMVLEGGAIETNGEGLFITTESVLLNKNRNPELSKEEIEDKLAHYLGAEKVIWLKAGLKGDDTDGHIDDLTRFTDKNTIVSSVTDDASGPNYEILQENLEILRSARDIDGNPLEIHEISLPDTRTSDPTVDGSDHVPASYANFYIANGAVLLPLYDEKSDQKMVQLFSELFPGRVIEGIPCSDLVWGQGSIHCITQQLYGITL, encoded by the coding sequence ATGGCTGAATCCAATCTGAACAGAAAATACAGGATGCCGGCTGAATGGTCGCATCATTCAGCTACTATGCTGATATGGCCCCACAACAGAGATACCTGGCCCGAAAAAAGACTGGAAGCTGTGGAAAAGATATATCACTCCATAATAACCACACTTTTGAAATATGAACCGGTTTTGTTGTTTGTGAATAGCGAACCGGTAAAACAGCGGGCGATTAAAATACTCGGAGATCTCAGTTCCTGCAAACATACAATGCGCATTGTTGTTACCCCTGTGAATGATGTTTGGGCGAGAGACAGCGGACCTATTTTTGTGAAGGATCTGAATGATGATTCGTTTCTGATTACAGACTGGGAGTTTAACTCCTGGGGAGGAAAGTATGCACCCTGGAGTGACGACAATAAAATCCCTGCAAAAATTACCGGGATGTTTTCTTTATCAAAATTAACCCCCGGAATGGTGCTGGAAGGCGGAGCTATTGAAACAAACGGTGAAGGTTTGTTTATAACGACTGAGAGCGTTTTACTAAATAAAAACCGTAATCCGGAACTATCAAAGGAAGAGATTGAGGATAAACTGGCGCACTATCTTGGTGCGGAAAAAGTGATCTGGCTAAAAGCAGGTCTGAAAGGGGATGACACAGACGGACATATTGATGATCTGACGAGATTTACCGACAAAAATACAATTGTCTCTTCTGTAACGGATGATGCTTCCGGGCCAAATTATGAAATTCTGCAGGAAAACCTGGAGATACTCCGTTCAGCCCGTGATATCGACGGAAATCCGCTTGAAATCCATGAAATTTCGCTGCCCGACACCCGCACATCCGATCCTACCGTGGATGGTTCAGATCATGTTCCGGCGAGTTATGCAAATTTTTATATCGCAAACGGAGCTGTTCTGCTGCCGTTATATGATGAAAAAAGTGACCAGAAGATGGTTCAGCTCTTTTCTGAACTTTTTCCTGGCAGAGTGATTGAAGGAATACCGTGTTCAGACCTTGTTTGGGGGCAGGGCAGCATTCACTGCATCACCCAGCAGCTTTATGGGATTACGTTATGA